GACGCCGCTCGCGACCATGTACGACGAGAACCGCAAGGACGTCAAGCTCAAGGACGTCTCGCCGCTGATGCAGAAGGCGATCATCGCGGCCGAGGACCACGACTTCTACAAGCACAACGGCGTCGACCTCAACGGTGTCGCCCGCGCGTTCGTCAACAACCAGTCCGGCGGGGGGAACGGCCGCCAGGGCGCCTCCACGCTGACCATGCAGTACGTCCGGCTGGCCATCGCGTACTCGGCGACCCACCCGGCCGACGTGGTCGCCGCGACCGAGGACACCAGCGCCCGCAAGCTGCGTGAGATGAAGTACGCGCTCCAGATCGACAAGGAGCTCTCCAAGGACGAGATCCTGGAGCGCTACCTGAACATCGCCGCCTTCGGCAACGGCGCGTACGGCATCTTCGCCGCCAGCCAGGTCTACTTCGGCGTGCCGCCGAGCAAGCTCGACATCCAGCAGTCGGCCATGCTCGCCGGCATGGTGAAGGCGCCGACCGCGTTCGACCCGACCACCCCCAGCGGCTATCCGCAGGCGGTGGGCCGGCGCGACTACGTCATCCAGAACATGGTGCAGATCGGGGCCATCACCCAGCAGCAGGCCGACCAGGCCAAGGCCGTCAAGCTGGTGGTGAAGGACAAGCGCACCCCGAACGGCTGCGTCGACACCAAGGAGAAGACCTGGGGCTTCTTCTGCGACTACTTCTACCGCTGGTGGATGGGGCAGGAGACGTTCGGCTCGACCTCGTACGACCGGGAGCGGCGGCTCAAGAGCGGCGGCTTCACGATCGTCACCAGCCTCGACGTGCAGGCGCAGCGCGCCGCCGACAAGGCGGTCCGCAACCACCTGGGCGTGAACAGCAAGGCAGCCAGGATGGTGGCGGCGATCGAGCCGGGCAGCGGCCGGGTACGGGCCCTCGCGGTGAACCGGAACTTCAAGCTCGACGACCCGAACCACCCGCAGAACAAGATCTCGAGCGACCCGCGGAAGGCGAAGAAGAAGCTCCGCGGCAGCTACCCGAACACCACCAACCCGCTGCTCAGCGGCGGCGGTGACATCACCGGCTACCAGGCCGGCTCGACGTTCAAGATCTTCACCCTGGTGGCGGCGCTGGAGAAGGGCTACCCGCTCAGCTACTCCATCAACGCGGAGAAGCTCTTCAAGTCGGAATACATCGTGGAGCAGGGCTCCCCGGCCGCCTGCCCCGGCACGCACTTCTACTGCCCGACGAACGCGAACCCGGCGATGGTCGGCGTGCACAACATGTGGAGCGGCTTCGGCTTCTCGGTGAACACCTACTTCATCCCGCTCCAGCAGCGGGTCGGCGCGGAGAACGTGGTCAAGGCCGCGGAGAAGCTCGGCATCACCTTCCGGGCGCCGAGCGACGCCAAGTTCGCGGCGACCAAGGACGCCGCCCACCAGTGGGGCGCGTTCAGCCTCGGCGTCTCCCAGACCACCCCGCTGGAGCTGGCCAACGCGTACGCCACCCTGGGCGCGGACGGCAAGTACTGCGAGCCCATCCCGGTGCAGGAGATCCGCGGCCCGGACGGCGACAAGCTCGACGTCGCCAACCCGCGCTGCGAGCAGCGGATCAGCACCGAGGTGGCCCGCGCCGCCGTGGACGCGGCGCGCTGCCCGCTCGGCGACCACTCGGCGACCTCGAAGTGCAAGGTCGGCACCGCGCGCAACGTCCGTGGGATCGTCGGCGCGCCGGTCGCCGGCAAGTCCGGCACCACCGACTCGGAGAAGACCTCCGCCCTGGTCGTGATGACCAAGCAGTACGCGGTGGCCGGCATCATGGCCGACCCGGACTGGCCGCAGACCAACCAGAAGATGGGGCACGACGTCCCCACCGG
The Micromonospora sp. R77 DNA segment above includes these coding regions:
- a CDS encoding transglycosylase domain-containing protein; translated protein: MRKRDHNVLTNAASLLICGLLAGVVVAAAAFPAVAMSGLAAKAGAETFGALPSELTVARAPQISYLLASDGKTPLATMYDENRKDVKLKDVSPLMQKAIIAAEDHDFYKHNGVDLNGVARAFVNNQSGGGNGRQGASTLTMQYVRLAIAYSATHPADVVAATEDTSARKLREMKYALQIDKELSKDEILERYLNIAAFGNGAYGIFAASQVYFGVPPSKLDIQQSAMLAGMVKAPTAFDPTTPSGYPQAVGRRDYVIQNMVQIGAITQQQADQAKAVKLVVKDKRTPNGCVDTKEKTWGFFCDYFYRWWMGQETFGSTSYDRERRLKSGGFTIVTSLDVQAQRAADKAVRNHLGVNSKAARMVAAIEPGSGRVRALAVNRNFKLDDPNHPQNKISSDPRKAKKKLRGSYPNTTNPLLSGGGDITGYQAGSTFKIFTLVAALEKGYPLSYSINAEKLFKSEYIVEQGSPAACPGTHFYCPTNANPAMVGVHNMWSGFGFSVNTYFIPLQQRVGAENVVKAAEKLGITFRAPSDAKFAATKDAAHQWGAFSLGVSQTTPLELANAYATLGADGKYCEPIPVQEIRGPDGDKLDVANPRCEQRISTEVARAAVDAARCPLGDHSATSKCKVGTARNVRGIVGAPVAGKSGTTDSEKTSALVVMTKQYAVAGIMADPDWPQTNQKMGHDVPTGINPAVYETLRDAMKGKERIEFTPPSGKIIEGDQRSIPGVKCESVETAKSRLRGAGFEPVVSSSKVPSECPAGTAAGTSPDGRTIKGGVVTIEVSAGGGNTPPAGGNTAGPAVPPPANNGRPGRPPGR